tttcactcactcactcactcactctatCTATCAGTCTAATGTGCCAGGCATCtctgtctgtcgctctgtctgtctctctgtcatATCAAACGATCGAGgctacaaaattaaagcaacagtTAAAAGCTACGCGCTCTATAAACATTTAACACCAACacgttttcaattaaaaaggcGTTGACAgctaacaatttttgcttgttgattttgttattcatagcattgttgttgttgttgtttttagcgtCGTGCTGCATGCACTTACTTAATGTATaggtttgtttattaattaatgcagtGTTAACTagagttataaattaaaatcgaCTCTAGCTTACATTTTTCTCTAGCtgcattataatattttaataatttacattaacaacaaattcgTAAAGtatcttaatttatttgtttataaaccaaaatgcataaacaatttaaatttatgcctcaaaggcaataaatttcaaagctttaaattaaaatcaaattatgtgATCCGCATAGGCTTTTTGGTGTTAACTTGGCCCAAAAATCATTcgattcataaataatttactatcGTATGCTGGTATTTTGCAGTACACAACTTTCATATTTTtcgaaaattttgaaatatttttttacatatatattttgtatatatttttgtcacATTTTTGCCAACAAATCGAACActtcaaatttgaatgcagttttattttactGCAACTCATGAGTCTAAAAAGGTTTAAAACTCTAAAAATCTTTTGAAATTTCGCCAAGTTACAGCTTTTTGAAAGTTAGAAATTCATGGAATTATTAgccaaatgtttaaatttgttgtctaAAAATTGGTTAAatctgtttttaattaaacaaattttatgctcaGGCGAATCCTCAAAGCAACTCAGCATGTAAAATAGTCAAATGggctttgattttaattagtCAAAGCTATTCAAAGCTGCAAACTCAAACAAATGATTGTGTTGACTTaattcaaatcaaacaaatttttaaacgtAAATGTCTATTTTTTAAGTTACTTTGCTAACAGTTGTTTAGTCGCTCTTGGgcctgcttttattttctttgctctttaaaaataaacttttgagtcagttgctgcttttaaaataaatttacaactgTTGTCAAAGCGTATTGCAAATTCGTCAaactaattgaataaaaatgaatttatttttatttttttgtttaacacttAATGTGGTTAACTAACAAGCTGCAACTAAACTGAGTCAACACGAGCATCGATTCCAATTgcaagcggcagcggcagcagcagcggcagcaacaacattgcaaAATCCAATGCCAAATGCGATTGCAGCTAACAAATGTCGCTGTCGTCCATTAGGCGCGCATTCAAACAAGGTGCGAGAAAAGATGCCGCCGTCGCCATTTTGTTGAGGCGacgagacgacgacgacaactgCAACATTATGATGCGATATGCGATATTATATCTAAATTGTTGATCGGCTGCATTACTCGTGCAACTTGTGGGTTATATAGTTTAGCCATAGTTATGGTCATGAGTCTGTTGGGtgtttgccattgccattggcgTTGGCTTTGGGTGAAAGAGTTGACGCTGCATGCTGCTGATATAGATAAAGCTAAAgaagcggcagcgacagcagcagccgcagcagcagcagctcgtggtgaaattgaatttggaTTTGTTTGGGGCGCtttctttggctgctttgctttgcttttcaattaatttgcgctGCTGTCTGTCGGCAGCTTTTGTGCAATGAAAACtatgtttaattgttttgcgccttgaattgcaacagcaacaacgacgacagcagcaacagcaaacgccaacgcagcagcagcagcagcaaccgctgCTGTTAGCTTGACCAACGACAAGTTTGGCGCGGAAGCAACTTTAGGCGCATATTTATGGCCTCTGACATACGAACCCGACATTTTGGCTGCCATGTGCCTGGaatgtggctgctgccgccgcctgttgcagctgcagcagcagcagcagcattttttgATGCTGCAGCCAGAACTTGCAGCTTAGAATTTCGGTCAGCCAACTGGCCATGAAATATGAAGGCTTATTTAGTGTCGACATGCCATAGAAGCCGAGTCGAAGGCCTCAAAGTTCAgacagagtcagagtcagagtcagagccaggACCCCAGAGCCAACAACACACAGTGGCAAGCAGCGCGCGTGTGTATTAAGCTGGGGCCATAATAACTCGAGGAGACTCTCTCAATATTTGAGTGTAGTGTAGATGGATGCAGCAACCGGTTGgcattgcatgcaaatttgccacgcgagcaaacaaaacaatgctgcaagtgcactgagagaaaagtGCATGAACTAATGGGTTACGATCAGAAGAAACTTTATAGCAGGCactgtatataattaaattagctctAAAGTAGAGCAGAAGTTTGTAATTCCAATAGGCAATGTATTTATAGCAGGCACTGTATGTTATAATTATTGAAacagattttatttaattattattatgcatgtTGAGTAATTTTAGGAAGCTTAGACGCTATTGtttatcataatttttatgtttttcgtTCAGTATAAAACTTAATAGTAAATTACTTAGGCTGCTCTGTTAGATTTGATAGCAAATCCATTTAAAGGACACTTAAGGCATCTATAATGTcaattgtgtatatatttaataataatgtttaaatatataattaatttacattattaGTAACTCTCTTTATTGCTTAATTCCCTTAATATTGAaacagattttatttatttattattattcatgtTGAGTAATTTTATGAAACTAACGCTATTGCTTATCATCAGTTTTATGTTCTTCGATCAGTATAAAACTTAATAGTAAATTACTGAGGCTGCTCTGTTAGATTTGATAGCAATATTATTCCATTAAAGGGAATCTCTATACAACACTTAAGGCTTCGATGCTGATAATgaagtttatattaatttatttacattattggAAACTCCCTTTATTCCTTAATTCCCTTAACCTTAAGGAAATAAGCTTTAGTTGCTATGCGATTAGTTTTGCCATTGGCGCTATGCTGCAGTTCATCCATAATCAAGGCACCCCCATGCAGATGCTTGTAGCTAGCGCTTGTATGCTCCTTGACATAGTTTACAACATCCTCTGCCTGAATCTTGGCGCCTTGCTGCCTcaccacagcagctgcagcttcgtCTCCGGCTAATGGATTCCACACTCCAAATACACAGACTTCGGATACGCCAGGCATTTTCGCTATAGTATCTTCGATTTCATGCGGATAGTACATAATATTCTGATACTTGAGCATATTCTTCTTGCGCTCCAGAATGAACAGAAATCCATCGTCATCCATGTAACCCAAGTCGCCAGAGTGATACCAAAGCTGCGAGTCGCGCAGCTGACGCGTCTCCTCTGGATTGTTGTAATACCCCGCCCAGTATTCCCCGTGGTAAATGCAAACCTCGCCCGTTTCATTGGGACCCAGAGCAACGCCCTGCTCATCAAGTATTTTAACTTGAATGCCATTAGCTAGACGACCACAGGAATTGGGCTTCTCATCGTAATGCCAATTCACAGCAACTACTGCACCTGCCTCTGTAAATCCATAAATAAGATGCAAGCAGTCCCGACCCAAATGGGAGCGCAGAGTTTGCAGCGCTTGGACTGAGCAAGTGCCGCCACCATAGAAATAACAGCGCATGCTTTGCCAATTGGAAGCTGCAAACTCTGCGCAGTTTGTAGTCATTGCCAATTGGGAGGAAGTTTGAACCACCCAAGTCAACTTGTACTCCTCAATAAGACGCAGAAAGTATGCGGGATCGTATGGAGTATCGATGATAATGCGCGTAGTGCTATAGACTCCCGATGTAATTGCAACCGTCAGACCTGAAAGCCAATCCAACGTGCTATGGGTGAACTGCACGTCGGCAGTGGTGAGTTGACTGCGAAGAAAATAAACAGCTAAGCGAcgtttttgcacacacaaagaagaagaagaagaagaagcttaCGAGTTGTCATTAATGGACCTTCGACTGTTGGCTACTGTCACCGCCTTTGGTATGCCTGTTGTGCCTGAAGAGCAGAGAATAGCGAGCGTTTGATTGTTGCCCTGCTCCAGCTGCGCAGGCTGAAAGTTCTGCTCAATGGGAGTTTTTAGAATCTCCTCAATGGTGAGCGCACCACTTGGATGATTGCGCATTGTCACAATCTTCACATTCAACGCGACTGTGGCCGACTTCACTTTTTCGTATTCATCACCATCGCAGAAAATGACACGAGGTTTGGTTATATTGAAAAGCTTTTCGATCGTTGACTGCTCATACGTCATGTTCAGTGAATGGAAGGCAATGCCATTGAAGAAGCAGCCATAGACCACAGCGAACATATGCGTGGTGTTTCTACCGATAATTCCAACTATATCGCTTTGCTGCAGACCCAACTGCCTCAGATAACTTGCCACGCGCATTGAATTCAAAAGCAATTCCTCCCTGGTCAGCCTGGTGTTTTCCGTTGGGGAGATCTATGCAAAGCAACTGTTATACTCCCATCTATAAGGCAGCTTCCAATACTCACTTGAGCTACCAGATTAGGATGTCGTCGCATCTcttgaaatataatttgacCAATCGATAGATCggctgcaaaatgcaatttttgtcTAGCACCACTCCAAACTTTGTTGTCCGCATCGTAGCTGTTCGCAGGCCTGAACGGCATTGTGAACTCGAacagaatttattttcaaatgttGTAGCAAGCcgattaaactttttttatataccaTATACCATATCAGGCCATATCAAACACAAagcgctataaaaaataattagcgACTGAAAGCAAATCGTAAAGACCGCACATAAATTGCAGTgtattaaatcaaaagcttTTAAGTCATACAAAATAAGTGAATTTAATCTGAATATGAGACaatattatgaaaaaaaaaattttttgttttttaggtAACTAAGTATACATGCAAACTTATTATTAtcatatttaaacaaaattttcgcacttaaaaaaaatatttaattgatcgTATAAATAGACAAAGACAGaagttgcattaaatatgatagaatttattatatatacatatgctttGTGCTTAAactatgaattaattaattattattatgcctATTAGtgttaactttaatttatgattttttttattattgaagtCGAATTTGAGTTTTGACCAACGCTGCTGATTTGGTTTATTGTCAATCTGAGGCAAGCTTATCTAAACATATTTCGCTCACTTATACaccaatttatgtttttatatagcaGATATATTATCTTATCTAAATTTCTAAATAGAATTGATATTGGGTTAAAGTAAAAGTCAATGATTATAATTGTAGCTATAGTTGCTccatttaaagttaaagccaaTTGAGTTCTCTTTCGCTCAGTgtagcagcagcgctttgtTTGAGCTGCCACTTtattcaaattgctgctgctgttgccgcttgagtgtgtgtgtgtcatcaATGTGGACGTTAATCATACGCTTAGCTTGGCAGGCATCAGCTCCAAAGCTCCGCAGGCAACGGCTTTGCCAGCTAGAATGtctgcatctgcatctgcaattgcaattgctgcatcTTCAGCTCAGCTGCGGCTTTGAGAGCCACAGCtgtgtatatttattgaattaaccCAATGCTATAGACAAGCGACTAAGCCAGCATTGGGGGATTGTCTccaagtgcagctgctgctgctcagagtgacagcaaacaaaacgtaattgttgtttgttatatgTGGACATAGCGTTCGAGGCATGTCAGTAAATGTAACTGTCGCATTTGAGTTTGACATGTTTTTTAACACTAATTTTAAACGCATTTTTAGAAATCGTCAACTTCATCAGCAGCTGTcatcatttttgttgttcactcatgtttataataatttagtcgctctcgctcgctcgctcacacacGCTCGTTGGCTTGGTCATAATGCCGTCTGTGATTTAACGataagctgctgccgccgctgtctccgctgctgctgtcactgccactgccacctGCCCAACTGCTGGAGCTGTGGCTAGTGCTGCcccaagctaaagctaaagccgcTTTGCCACAACTCGCTTGTGCATGCAATATTGTCACCACATTAACGTCTTGGCCTTTTGTGGCCACAATTTATGACTCTCGGCCGCTGCGAGCTGCGCGTGCGTCTTGAAGTTTTCGGGCCTCTATCGCTTCGCTTTGGAAAGTGAAAAATAAGTCAAATTGTAATCGCCTTTTCGCGTCAAATACTTTTGAACgaaaattgctttattatgCTTTGGCTACGTGCCACCAAAGCCTCATGtcttgtatttatatttgtggcAGGGCAACTAACTAACCAACCAAGCAGCCAAACCCAAACCACATTTGTAtatctctcgcgctctctatATGGGCTCAAACTTCAACTTGAGTCTTCCAGTAGTCAGTCGGAATTTTGTcttaaatggcaaatgcattttctttCTACATTTGATGATGTCGTTAAAGTCAAAAGCTGCGCCCGAATTTATGGTCCAAACGTTACTAGTATCAGTAGCTGTGATAGCAATTTACGAACTGCACTTGGACTTAGAATTTAATGGAGCCAAAAGCGCGTAGAGAGGGCTAAGCATAGACGATATATCGTTTGAGAATGTTCCAAGTTCGAAAAGGAATATCAAATCGAATATCGAATCGAATTACTacacaacaatttaaagaGAATTTGCTTTATAGCTTTAAGAGTTAttcagctaaaatattttcgaATTTGTTTATCTCGAATTCGAATTGCGAATTAACTTTTCTCGCATCTCTAGGTCAAGAAGTATGAGcagaaatattgaaatatcaaattaatatCGAATCGTATTACAATTTAAAGAGAATttgctttatgtttattttgaagATTCTAATTCGAATTGCGATATAACTTTTCTTGCATCTCTAGCTCAACTAAAGCCTAAGAGCATATTTAAtgatataatttcttttacaACTCTTGAAGAATTTATAGCATATGGCTAAAAAGATTCTTGTCGCTTTTCTTAAAAGCGcagctatctctctctctctttcacacatacatgcgcTCTCTATCTGCTACTTAACTCAATCAAATTGCGGCTTCTTTTTGGCGCCTCAATTTCCAAGTAACTGCTATAAATTCAAAGTCTAATTACGCAACATGCCCGTTAAGAAACTTAAGAGCTCTGCAGCTGAGATAAAGCAAGAGTTCTACTTgggtaagagagagagagagcgagagcgagacagagcaGCGCATATCATTTAAGAGCCGCCtggccataaataaaagctcTCGAGCCAAGAAATAGAAACAGAGCCCCAGACAGACAGAACTTAAATCTGCAATAGCTGTCGCTATTTTCTATGATATCAGCaatagtaacaacaacaacaacaacaaccaaagcgGGACAACAACTTTGTTAAGTGTCAAAATAAATTCGATATTGTggcttaaaaaatgtttatggcTCTGAGATAAATATGCGACATTTGCGTAAATAACACGACAGCAGCCAGTACTATACACTGGAAGtctctactactactactgctAGTAGTTGTTGCCAAGGTGTTGCTGATGtgtgttgctggttgctggttgctgctgttgttgtaggtGTTGCATGTGTTTTATGGCGCATGCGATCAACTTGTTAAACTGTCACATTAAATTTGCGTTTTATGTCAGAGAGcccccaacagcaacaacagacaaacaataaatatgcacatgCTAAAGTTGCTCTCAGAAGTGccgatcatcatcatcattatgattatcagcagcagcagcagcggcagcgactcGGCGTCATTAACTATTATCATTAACATTAGCGTGCATTCAACTCCCCGCCTAGGCTAGAGCGACagatagagagcgagcgagtgagtgagtgagtgagagaacTGCAGTCTTATCAGCTTGAAAGACAAAAGACAACATCCGCAGTGGCAAATAGAGAAATATATTTAGTCAAAAGCGCAgcttatctgtgtgtgtgtgtgtgtgtgtgtgtgtgagcagctagagttgcatttgctgctgactCTGTTGCCACCAACTACTCGATTATTTACAtagctaagcaaattaaaggcaacagcaacaacaaacagacagacagacaaacggaCAGACAACGATGTTGCTTATGTtgtcgtcagcagcagcagcagcagcaacagtcaacaGCATAGAACTAATAAAGACTGAAAGGCAGCAAACTAAATACTCTACTTAGGCTTAGACAGCGTTGAGTTAACTCTTTAGCTGCGCgtcttatatataatataaataattaaagtagcAACTATGCtagcaaatcaaaaattcatagcaattaaatcaactgctcagtttttttataattataatttacaaattatttccCAATCTAGAATGAACTGCAAACACTTTATAGCATTAAATGAAACCAACTGCGCtcttaataaaacaaaaatatttaaattcgaattcgattatatttaaatgtttcacAATTTACATTGAACTTTAAATCTTTGTAACAGCTACGCCcttttctatataattaattcaagcagcaacaattcaattaaatgaaatagctgctcaatcaataaatttatataaatattcgaATTCGAAACGTTTCACAATCTAAACAGAACTTCTTTTATATGCTTTTCTATAAATAGTTATTCAAGCagcaataattcaattatatgAAAAGCTTATAGAATTAAATGAAACAGCTGCTCAATAAATTTTCGAACTCGAATAATATGCGCTTAGAAGTAAACAGAACTTCTtttatattctattctataaaatataaataaattcagcagcaactaatcaattaaatatatcaattatATTATAGCAATTGATAAAGTTTGAATTCGAATTATATGCGCTTAGATTTAAATGCGAAATGTTTCACAATCTAGACTAAACTTCATATAGCGTATAGATTTGGTGCCTGGTCTGCTGCTGTAACCTGAACTCCGTTTCCATTTAGTGCCAGCACCAAAGCGAACTCCGTAGCAACATTCCCCAGTTGCAGCTCCTCAGCTCGCAGCTCAGCGCGCATTTTGCAGTTGTCAGTGCCAAGTGCTTGGGCGATTCATTTTGTGTTATTTGCGCTGGctaattgttttgatttgattgaatttcattgagcgacgccgacgcagtgaaaattgtaaaacaaaatatcaagttgtgcatatgtgtgtctatgtgtgtgtgtgtgtgtgtgtttgcttgtatgtgtgccaAGATGAGGGCCCGCGTTATTGTTTGTTTCGTAGCCGCtttttccagctgctgcagtcgcagttTGAAGCTGCCAGcggcaacttgttgttgccgccaGAGCCGccgcatttgttgttaattgttatcGCACCACAGTGAGCTCGTTTCGCGCTATGATTAACCCGCCCGACGCCGCCGTCGGCGCCGCTGCCTGCAACGAAGCTGAAACATCTGCCGCCAGCCAAATGGCAGCCCAAATATCCAATTATGTGAGTCAtactgcaattgttgctcttgcagcagcaacagcaacttcttatcatcaacagcagcagcagcagccacaacgcttaacttaatcaattaataaatttatttatttaatttattgactttctgctgcgcttgctgctctgctgctgtgtgtgtggcaatcgTTGAGGCACAATCTTTCAAATGccaataaaactaaaacaaggCCTTGAGCCAAGCTGCCACGCCAAGCAGCCACACAGGGTGACTCAAGTCAACACTCTGATAAGCTttgtgtataaacaaattctgtgtgtgtggcgtgattaatgcaattaaactaAAGAAATAAACTATGAAGTCAACAGCAAAGTAAAGTGTTAAAAAgttgataattaaattacaattaaaattatttcaaaaataatcaaaCGAATTTGCTAACAGCACTTTATAAATCGAATGCTCTCAGTTTATctaaactttattttgatGTTTATAGATCAATATGAAAGTTTCTTGTTTATAGTTttctcaaacatttttaattgtttgggATTTGTTACAGCTATCAAATTTCAATACTGCATTAGCATTATCAATTTTGAATGCATGTGGCATGACATTAAAACATAAAGCTGCGGCACCCTGTATTTGTCTATTATTGCAGCATCTGTTCATATGGTCATGCCTGCCATATCTGATGGGCATGAAGCATCCACAGACTGCTGCGCACTGAGCTCAGCCTAACTAGAGCGCTTCACATTTCTCCAAAGCAAGCGACATGTTCATTCATTGGGGAGGACGTGGTGGGCTGGCAGCCAAAAGCGGCGCTCTGCGCATTATCGCTCAGCCAGAAATCAACAAAGCGCGCCAAATGCGGCAATGGCCAGTGGGGCCAGCTGGGAGCGCACTAAAGCGGGATCAATGCTGCtcataatgatgatgatgatgctggcCAACTTAGCTCAAGTCCCTGCCTTGCCCAAGTCCGTCGCTCAGTCCGTCCGTCTTGTTGTTCGATTGTATCAATTGAATTGGTCGCAGCAGGTGATTAAAATTTGGTCGAAAAGCAGGCagaaaacaaactttttatcAATGTGAGAGATCGTTGATTGGGAGCGTGTGCTGGTTGTCAGCTtagttcagtttcagtttcagttcagctgctgctgcttatttggGTAGTcatcatttgatttgatttgatttgatttgattgctttttaatttgtaatttgttaggCGGCGTCGTCGGCTAATTAGAGTGAGTTTCACTTTTTGCGCAAAGCCTTGAAATcgaaattgaaacaaaactCACTCGGAGCTAAGGCGTGGGCGCCTGCCTGCAGTTTTGAAGGTTGcgctaaacaattttcatagctttgctttgtttttttaggTCACCGCCTGGCTGAGCAATGACGGCGctgaaaatttgcaaaaatacgCGCAGCTGCAAGTGGAGAGCGAGGCGCAGCTGAAGGCGCAGGAATTGGAGTTTgagaaatattattttatagctatgGTGAGTTTATTaccacaaacaaaagccaaaataattaacaacttGATGTATTGCAGAAACATTTGGCCAAGGGACGCGATTTGCATGTGGCTGCCATTAAGATTGCAGTGCTGGCCGAGAGCGCACGCAATTTAAAGTGCGCCTTGG
The DNA window shown above is from Drosophila busckii strain San Diego stock center, stock number 13000-0081.31 chromosome 3L, ASM1175060v1, whole genome shotgun sequence and carries:
- the LOC108600305 gene encoding 4-coumarate--CoA ligase 1, producing MPFRPANSYDADNKVWSGARQKLHFAADLSIGQIIFQEMRRHPNLVAQISPTENTRLTREELLLNSMRVASYLRQLGLQQSDIVGIIGRNTTHMFAVVYGCFFNGIAFHSLNMTYEQSTIEKLFNITKPRVIFCDGDEYEKVKSATVALNVKIVTMRNHPSGALTIEEILKTPIEQNFQPAQLEQGNNQTLAILCSSGTTGIPKAVTVANSRRSINDNSQLTTADVQFTHSTLDWLSGLTVAITSGVYSTTRIIIDTPYDPAYFLRLIEEYKLTWVVQTSSQLAMTTNCAEFAASNWQSMRCYFYGGGTCSVQALQTLRSHLGRDCLHLIYGFTEAGAVVAVNWHYDEKPNSCGRLANGIQVKILDEQGVALGPNETGEVCIYHGEYWAGYYNNPEETRQLRDSQLWYHSGDLGYMDDDGFLFILERKKNMLKYQNIMYYPHEIEDTIAKMPGVSEVCVFGVWNPLAGDEAAAAVVRQQGAKIQAEDVVNYVKEHTSASYKHLHGGALIMDELQHSANGKTNRIATKAYFLKVKGIKE